Part of the Anaerolineae bacterium genome is shown below.
GCCGCAGCCACCGTGGCCTTCAAAAACAGACATGCAAGCCGCCCGGCGGGTCGTTTCGCCGGGCGGCTTGCGTGATAACGCAGGGGCTCACTTCACCGCCACCACCTGCTGCACCTCGGGGAAGAACTGGCGCACGGTGCCCTCAATCCACCCGTGCAAGGTGACCTCTGTCAATCTACACTGCGCACAGGCACCCCCCAGGCGCACCTGCAAGGTATCTCCTTCCAGGGCCACAAATTCCACCCGGCCGCCGTGGTAATACTCGATGTACGCGCTCAGACGCTCGACCAGGGCCCGCACCCGCTCTTCCAGGGGCGCCTGAACACCCGATGGGAGTGTTTGCCCTTCGCTCATCCTTCACCTCCTTGGTTTAGAGCAGGGGAGATCCCCGCCCCTCATCGAATCGGTGCCCGATAAATCTGTTCGCCAGCGGCGACATACAACCAGCGCTCACCGGCAGGATTCTGCTCAGCGCTGATCAGAAACGCCCGAATGGGGCCCGAAAGTGGGGCCTCCGGCCGAATCTGGTGATGGTACGTCAGGCGGAAGGAAAACACGAAAACGCCCGTGCCCTGGCTGTCCAACATGAACAGCGTCGGTTCCTGAATCACGCTCACATCCAGACGCACCGGGCGGGTATCCGCCAGGGTGGGCCCATCCCCACGACCCGGGCGCGTGTCATAATAAGTCAAGGGCTGACAGGCCAGCGGCTCCGTGGGGCTCA
Proteins encoded:
- a CDS encoding NifU family protein, with the translated sequence MSEGQTLPSGVQAPLEERVRALVERLSAYIEYYHGGRVEFVALEGDTLQVRLGGACAQCRLTEVTLHGWIEGTVRQFFPEVQQVVAVK